The genomic interval TTATCCGCATCGCAGGAGATCCGGCTCAGCATGGGCAAGAAGAAGCACGGGATCCTCAGGGGCGCGTGATCGGACCGGTCGCGACCACGGTTCTGCATCGACTCGCTGTTTTACCAAAATTGCACCATTTGTTGTCATTGCGGGCTCCGGATAATCAACGGGAGGTCGACAGGACATGGCAGGCGGTGCCCAGCTATCGGTAACGGACATGCGGCGGTCCTCGCGGCATCCGGTCGACTATTGCGTGATCGCCGAACATCTGCAGCGCGGCGACCTCAAGCTCGCCATCACCAACGTATCCGCTCACGGTTTCATGGTTTCCGGCGTCGAAGGACTGGCGCGGGGCGACAGGCTCATCATACGCCTTCCGGCCGTGGGCCGAATCGAAGCCTACTGCATCTGGACCACGGACGAGCGTGCCGGTTTCCAGTTCGAACGCATCATCCGTTTCGACGATTTCCAGGCGATGATAAAGGAAATGCA from Aurantiacibacter spongiae carries:
- a CDS encoding PilZ domain-containing protein; translated protein: MAGGAQLSVTDMRRSSRHPVDYCVIAEHLQRGDLKLAITNVSAHGFMVSGVEGLARGDRLIIRLPAVGRIEAYCIWTTDERAGFQFERIIRFDDFQAMIKEMQPNPALRRRG